TCTCAGTCGTACGCCAGCTGTAAAGGTCCTTTCGTCGTCGAGAGCGAATTCGAGCCAGAGATAGCCGGTGCGTGGTTCGCCTTCGTCGTACCCGCTCACACGGTCCCAGAGCCCGCCGCGATCGGCACCTGAAGTGGATAGCCGTCCTGGCAAGCCTTTCGCGTCGAGCAAGTGCGGCAGGAGCAGCTCGAGGGCCATCGTCTTGCCAGACCCGTTCGGGCCGTACAGGACGAGGCGCCCCCGCTCGAACTCCAGGATCTCCTCGGTGTACTGCCACACGTTGACAAGGCCTGCTCGAGTTGGCAGCCACCGGAAATCGTCGACAGACACCGGTGACGCGGTGCCGGAATCGCTGGCAAGCATCGTGGTCATGGAGCCACCTCTACATCGTCGTCCGACGTAGCTGGACTCGCCACTACGCGAACCGCGAACCGTCCAGCGGCCGGGCGCGGCACGATGTCGTCTCCGTCTCGCCGTACCAGTCCAAACTCCTCGAGCAACTCGATAGCATCTGAAAGCAAAGCGTCGACGCCTGAAGCGTTGCGGAAGGCACGAGCCCAACCCGGGCTTGTCTTCAGGTGCTGATCAAGGGCACCGCGGAGTGACAGCATAGACCTCCGGAGCAAGTGTCGGTGTCCATCGACGTCAACGCTCACCAGGATCGCCAACACGATTGCCGCCGCCTGCTCGGCCGTGGAGGATCGCCCGGCCGACGTGAAAGTGCCCGATGTCGACTCACGGGTCGGGTCGATGGCCAGCCACACATCCGCGTGCCGTTCGACGGTCAACCCCGCCTCCTCGGCCGCGGAGATCGCCTTGTCTCGGCCCGCAGGGGTGAACAGGTAGCTTTGTACCCCCGGGTGGAGCTCGTCGATGTTCACCGCGGGATCGTCGAGCAATCGCCGGATGGCCTGATGCCTGGACCAGCGCGCGCGTTGATCTCGGTCCGTATTCTCGAGATCTGTCGCCGCCGTGCCGTACCTCGGCTCATTGACGAGTTGGTCGATCCATTGCCCGGGTGTGTCTGCCTCAACACGCGAGGGCGCCGTATCCGAGGACAGGAGCAGCGGGATGAGCGTCGCATCTGCGACGAGAACGGCGTCGACGTCCTGCGAGCTCCCGAATCCATCCACCTCTCCGGCGGTCACGTCGACGGCTCCGACCTCGATCAACCACAGCAGAACGTCGACGAAAGCCACACGATCGGAGTGTCTGCCCACGTCAACGGAACGAAGGATGTCGTCCCCGGCGCAGATCCGAGTGATCGCGTCGCCCAAGTCACCCAAAGTGGTGTGGGGTCGTCGAAGCAACTCCGCGCAGGTCAGCGCGAGGAGTTGGTAGCGGAAGGCGTCGAAGGGCCGTTTGCTGGATCGCGTGCGACGGAGACCACGCCGTGAGTCGGGGTTCTGGGTCCGCTTGTGCAGCCTGGCGATTCCGGCACGAATATCGACCTGAAGTTGCCAACCGAGATTGTCTTCAAACCACGACTCCAGCGAGCCGCGCTGTGTTGCCACGCTTCGAAACAGCTCCTCGTTTCGGCTGCGCAGCAGTAGCGGAGATGCGAGCAGCGCTCGAATCGCGGCTCCCCGCGTTTCGGTGTCGTGGTTTCCAGCGCTCATGACAGCAGCCCCTCGTGTGTGCCGCCCGTGACCGAGATCATCGCAGCGGTGCCGGTGGCGATGTCGACTCCACGTAGTCGCACGGACACGCGGAAATCAGGCGCGGTCAATGTGCCGGCATCAGTCTCAAGACAGCACATACGGGCCGTGTCCAGCGGGTAGACGACCACCTCCACTTGGCCGTCGCTCGAGAAGCACTGGCGGGTGCCGTCGGCCGATGGCAGAGCTGTAAGGGCAGCGCAAAGGAGGTCTACGAGGTCACGGAACTGCTCGTAGTCCAGGCGCCCGTAGCTCGACAAGCGCACGGTACCATCCGTGATGATCGCAGTACGTAAGGCGGCCGTGCGCCGCAGAGCCTCTGCCTGTTCTGCTGCAGCGCGGGCCCGCTGCTCTCGGGGGTCCACGACAGGGCGCTCCCGAGAGCGCTGCCGGGTGGCGCCCTGCACACGCAGTGTCGACGTCAGGTCTATCGCCGGATTGCTGGCAGCCGTCGTTGCCGGGTCCAGGGCATCCACGTCATCGTAGGCCAGGGTATGATGCCTCGCGCCGTGAAGCTGGAAAGCGGCCGTGAACAATCGCGCGGCCTCGTCATCGTCGGCGCACGCAGCGAAGGTGCGGGCGATCGTGGTGAAGTCATCAATGATGCTCGCCGAGCGGCGCCGGTGTGCCCGGCGAAGCTCCATCACGCGCAGGAAGTGAAGCACCCAGTCGCGACCGCGGGATCGCAGCCTGCCCATTCGTGGTAGCGACCCGTCCGCCGTGCGAAGGAACCACTCGTCGAGCGCGGCCAATCGTCGTGTGCGCTCTTTGATCCATCGAGGTCCCGGGTCGCCAAGAACCGGATCTGGTGCGAGGTTCGCGCCGGCAAGGGCTCGCTCGAGCACGAACGCGTCGCCGAGCTCATGGAGCTGCCGAAGTGCATCGGCCACTCGTGCTGCGGGCTGCTCCGCGTCGTGAATGTATCGGGTCAGGTACTCGATGATCGCGTCGCGGGCCTGCGCCATCACAACATCGTCAAGCGTCGGATCGCTCAGAAGATGCGAGAGCTGGCTCTGAAATCGCCGGACGTTGTCTACCAGGGACTGGTGGTGGTGCTCGGCCTGCTGGAGCTCGACGTGAATGATGGCGCTGTCGGAAGAGGAGTCCGCAGCCAGGCGCACCGCCTTCGCGATCGATTGAGCGAGCGAATCGATCGCCGCCGGTTGGAGGCTTGCGACGGCGGCGAGAAAGCGGGCCGCTTCATCCAGGAGGGCCACAGCAGTCTGGCCGTGAGCGGTCAGAGACCACTGCAGGTTACGCCGCTGGAACTCCTCTGGCGTGCGGTACGTGGCTGACTCGTTGCGGGACTCATCGAGTAGCCCCCACTCGACGAGCTGGTCGAGGCTCCTGCGGATGCTTGCCTCGTCGGCACCCAGGTCCGGCGCTTGGTACGGAAGAGCACTCAAGAGGTCTTCGAGGGTTAGTGCCGGATCGGTCAGCTCGCGTTCGGCAAACAGCGACAGTACGGCCAGGTGTAGATCGCGGTTCTCTGTGGTCGCAACCTGGAAAACGGACCTCGGCGTCGCCCGCCATTGCTCCTGACGGTTCATCTGGCGAGCACCTCGATTGCCGGGAATGAACTGCCAGCGTCGCCAAAAAGGCGTTCAGACGGACGCTGGCGCTCATGATGTCCTCGGGGTCTCGAGTACCCACGTCCTGCGGCAAACGTAGTCATGGGATGGTGAACCGTCTGCGGGGCTTGTGGTGGGCGGGGTCGAACTCGCGCTGCACGCCATCGCGATCTTTACGTCCAAGGCGGGTCCAGGTCGTCCGCGCGTCGGCTGCTCTCGTTGTGTCAAAGCCGTTTGGCACGCTGATGCCCACAAGATTGCTGATGAGATACCGGTCGTGAAAGTCGCTCCAGATGAACACCTCAACCGATAGCCCCACGTTACTCAGGGTGCCGCCGAGTTCGGCGCGGAACGTCGCTTCCACCTCATCGAGATTCAGGATCGTCCGGCTTCTGCCCGAGCCGCGGTAGCAGACCCGGTGGAGCTCGATCAAAGGCCTTGGGGATCTCCCTGCAGCGCTCTCGATGAGCGTTTCCAGACCTTTGTAGCGGTCCTCGCTGGGATCGATATGAGGGTCAATGAACATGATGTGATTCGCGGTACCCGTTCGTTGAGGCACGTGGTTCCTGGGATGGCGCCGAGGCGCTACTGTGAGCTGACGTGGAACCGATCGATTTCGTGGATGGCACGGAGCCAGATGTTGTCGGCGAGCCGCTGCTGAGTCTGGGGCTGCTGGCGGGTCTGGTTCCAGTTGCAGGGAGCGAGCTCAAGGATGCGGTTCTTGGGCCAGCTGGGCAGCAGGCACAGGAGGTCTCGCAGGTAGGCTTCGGGCTCGATGCCGTGCAGGTGGCAGCTTGCGATGAGGGTGTTGAAGGTGGTGTTGACGGCCGCGCCGTCGTCGCTGCCTACGAACAGCCAGCGCTTCCTGCCAACCGCTTGGCGGCGAGCCTGCCTCTCGGAAATGTTATTGGTTGCCGGCAACCTGCCGTCGTCGAGGAAGGTACGCAGCGCCTGTTCCTGGTTGAGCGAGTAGCGGACCGCAGCGGCCAACGGGGTGCCGTCCAGCGCCGAGTCCTCGTGCTTGCGGCACAGCTCGAAGTGCTTGTCGACCAGCAGCTTGACCTTGCTCTGCCGCATCCGCTCGCGTTGCTTGCGAGGGCGCGTGGCGAACCGGCGCTCGAGCAGAAACATCACGCGCAGGTTGCCGAGGAACTCGCGGGCGATTTCGGGCTCGGTGCCCAGGGCCTTGAAAAAGTAGCTGCGCGCGTGCGACCAGCACCCCGCTTCGGTTGCTCCATCCTCGCCGTACAGGTGGTCGTAGACCGCGTGGGCGTCGGCCACGACGTAGCCGTTGTAGCCCCCAAGCAGCTCGTCAACTGCGGCCGAGTCGTGCGACCTGCTGAACGCGAAGATGACGTGGTGCCCTGGCACGACCAACACCCAGAAGTGTCCTCGCGAGCACTTGTCGGGCGCCTGCACGAGTACCCCGGTGGCGTCGATGCACACATAGGGGGCATCGCGCGCATCGCGCAACATGGCCTCGATGAGCGGAGCAGACAGCTCGCGCAGTCCATCGAGCCATCCATACAGCGTGGAGCGTCCGAACCGTACTCCTTCCCGTTCGTAGACGTTCTCCAAGTGGTTGTACGGCAGGTGGTCATCAAAGCGACGGACGGTCACGTTGGCGAGCAGCCCGGGCCCCGCAATGCTGCGTGGCAAGGGGAGCTCCGGCACGGGCGCCACGGTGAACCAGCTCTGAGGCTCGTGCTCCGGCAGCGTGTCGCACCGCACTCGCTCGGCCTTGACCGCTTCGATGGCCTCGAGTGTCTTGGCACGGAACTTCGGGCGTACTATTTTCACCTCGACCAATGACGAGACACGCCGTTCGATGCTGGTCGAGCTTTCCTCGCCGATACGCTCGAACGCGTCGAGCCCCAAATGCTTGACCTCGTCCGGCAGCATCTCGATCGTGAGCTTGTGCACGACTTCATCACGCTTGCTCTTGCGACCCGTCGGCTTGCGCTTGGGGCGATGTGGCTCGGCGCTGCCCGTGGCTGCGTCAGCGCCTTGCGCGCTCTGCTCGCTCGGCTCTGCTCCGGCTTGCGCCTCGACTTCGGCTTGCGCTTCGTCTTCCGCCTGCCTCAGCAGTTGCTCGGCAATCTGCTTCGGGTCAACCCCATCGAGATGTTGCTTGCCCAGTAACTCGCCGAGAATCCGAAGCGACAACTGCGCATCGTCATCGCCTTTGAAGCGTTCGCTCTTGGGACCGATGAGACCGCGCTTGAGCTTTTCGATCTCTTCCTTGAGCTTTTCGATGAGCTTGCGGTAGGCGTCACGAGCTCGAATCGCTTCGAGCAGCGCCTTGCGATGTGTTTCGCTGTCGAGCAACTCGAACTGAACAGCCACCGAATCGACGTCGATCGTGGGGTCCTGCTGCTCCGCGGCCGCGCCCATCACAAACA
This sequence is a window from Pseudomonadota bacterium. Protein-coding genes within it:
- a CDS encoding TIGR02677 family protein; this encodes MNRQEQWRATPRSVFQVATTENRDLHLAVLSLFAERELTDPALTLEDLLSALPYQAPDLGADEASIRRSLDQLVEWGLLDESRNESATYRTPEEFQRRNLQWSLTAHGQTAVALLDEAARFLAAVASLQPAAIDSLAQSIAKAVRLAADSSSDSAIIHVELQQAEHHHQSLVDNVRRFQSQLSHLLSDPTLDDVVMAQARDAIIEYLTRYIHDAEQPAARVADALRQLHELGDAFVLERALAGANLAPDPVLGDPGPRWIKERTRRLAALDEWFLRTADGSLPRMGRLRSRGRDWVLHFLRVMELRRAHRRRSASIIDDFTTIARTFAACADDDEAARLFTAAFQLHGARHHTLAYDDVDALDPATTAASNPAIDLTSTLRVQGATRQRSRERPVVDPREQRARAAAEQAEALRRTAALRTAIITDGTVRLSSYGRLDYEQFRDLVDLLCAALTALPSADGTRQCFSSDGQVEVVVYPLDTARMCCLETDAGTLTAPDFRVSVRLRGVDIATGTAAMISVTGGTHEGLLS
- a CDS encoding IS66 family transposase; the protein is MGAAAEQQDPTIDVDSVAVQFELLDSETHRKALLEAIRARDAYRKLIEKLKEEIEKLKRGLIGPKSERFKGDDDAQLSLRILGELLGKQHLDGVDPKQIAEQLLRQAEDEAQAEVEAQAGAEPSEQSAQGADAATGSAEPHRPKRKPTGRKSKRDEVVHKLTIEMLPDEVKHLGLDAFERIGEESSTSIERRVSSLVEVKIVRPKFRAKTLEAIEAVKAERVRCDTLPEHEPQSWFTVAPVPELPLPRSIAGPGLLANVTVRRFDDHLPYNHLENVYEREGVRFGRSTLYGWLDGLRELSAPLIEAMLRDARDAPYVCIDATGVLVQAPDKCSRGHFWVLVVPGHHVIFAFSRSHDSAAVDELLGGYNGYVVADAHAVYDHLYGEDGATEAGCWSHARSYFFKALGTEPEIAREFLGNLRVMFLLERRFATRPRKQRERMRQSKVKLLVDKHFELCRKHEDSALDGTPLAAAVRYSLNQEQALRTFLDDGRLPATNNISERQARRQAVGRKRWLFVGSDDGAAVNTTFNTLIASCHLHGIEPEAYLRDLLCLLPSWPKNRILELAPCNWNQTRQQPQTQQRLADNIWLRAIHEIDRFHVSSQ
- a CDS encoding TIGR02678 family protein; translation: MSAGNHDTETRGAAIRALLASPLLLRSRNEELFRSVATQRGSLESWFEDNLGWQLQVDIRAGIARLHKRTQNPDSRRGLRRTRSSKRPFDAFRYQLLALTCAELLRRPHTTLGDLGDAITRICAGDDILRSVDVGRHSDRVAFVDVLLWLIEVGAVDVTAGEVDGFGSSQDVDAVLVADATLIPLLLSSDTAPSRVEADTPGQWIDQLVNEPRYGTAATDLENTDRDQRARWSRHQAIRRLLDDPAVNIDELHPGVQSYLFTPAGRDKAISAAEEAGLTVERHADVWLAIDPTRESTSGTFTSAGRSSTAEQAAAIVLAILVSVDVDGHRHLLRRSMLSLRGALDQHLKTSPGWARAFRNASGVDALLSDAIELLEEFGLVRRDGDDIVPRPAAGRFAVRVVASPATSDDDVEVAP
- a CDS encoding TIGR02680 family protein, with amino-acid sequence MTTMLASDSGTASPVSVDDFRWLPTRAGLVNVWQYTEEILEFERGRLVLYGPNGSGKTMALELLLPHLLDAKGLPGRLSTSGADRGGLWDRVSGYDEGEPRTGYLWLEFALDDERTFTAGVRLRAKPSGGGDKHWFTTPRRVAIDFSLLDEHRRPLSVEQLTEAVGAEGRVWGSDTSGYRQAIRTTLFPGWSDDRLDALIRTLLVVRKQNVTDGLSPTRLSDLLSEALPPLDDLELGRVADGFA